Proteins from a genomic interval of Nematostella vectensis chromosome 5, jaNemVect1.1, whole genome shotgun sequence:
- the LOC5503607 gene encoding paired box protein Pax-3-B → MSCTCFQQCQRGPCCMLYPAGPKKVNQLGGGYVNGKPLPREIRIQIIELARSGVRPCEISRRLKITHGCISKLLAKFQKTGSLEPGTVYKGRPRVVTSQIEKKIDQYRAEQPGIFSWEIRDQLLQEGICDRSEVPSLSSISRIVKRKVSEGEKDVGRMTEEVKEECEEVLYETRELFAYRPPMPQYRHSIQEILMPSPTVNKPFFYLTESSGEESVASIDSADSDHAHDELFAHSSYQPPPLLLTRRTRTRFTSQQLHVLQSEFTRNPYPTLEERKELARYLCVCESRVQVWFSNKRAQDKRRTRSVDLSPANVDTLSIAYPCHVTTCPVLHSHPLLPSSAGLYFPVGHRV, encoded by the exons ATGTCATGCACTTGTTTCCAGCAGTGTCAGAGAGGCCCGTGCTGCATGCTATACCCTGCAG GCCCAAAGAAAGTTAACCAGTTGGGAGGTGGATACGTGAATGGAAAACCGCTGCCCCGTGAGATCCGAATCCAAATAATCGAGCTTGCGCGAAGTGGGGTCCGCCCTTGTGAAATCAGCAGACGTCTAAAGATCACGCATGGCTGCATAAGCAAACTGCTCGCAAAATTCCAGAAAACGGGCTCCCTTGAACCCGGCACTGTGTACAAAGGCCGCCCACGAGTGGTGACGTCACAGATAGAGAAGAAGATCGACCAGTACAGGGCCGAGCAGCCGGGGATCTTCTCTTGGGAAATCCGGGATCAGTTACTGCAGGAGGGCATCTGCGACCGTAGCGAAGTCCCCTCGCTGAGCTCTATTAGTAGGATAGTGAAGCGGAAGGTGTCAGAGGGAGAAAAGGATGTAGGAAGAATGACAGAGGAAGTAAAAGAAGAGTGTGAAGAGGTTTTATATGAAACAAGGGAACTCTTCGCCTACCGTCCCCCCATGCCACAATACAGGCACTCCATCCAGGAGATTCTCATGCCTTCGCCTACTGTCAACAAGCCGTTTTTCTACTTGACTGAGTCAAGCGGTGAAGAAAGCGTAG CGTCAATCGACAGTGCCGACTCTGACCACGCCCACGATGAATTGTTCGCGCACTCCTCGTACCAGCCCCCTCCTCTGTTACTCACCCGGCGCACGCGCACTCGCTTCACCAGTCAGCAGCTGCATGTCCTTCAGTCGGAATTCACGCGCAACCCCTACCCCACCCTAGAGGAGAGAAAAGAGCTTGCTCGGTATCTTTGCGTCTGCGAGTCCCGCGTACAG GTCTGGTTCTCAAACAAACGTGCGCAAGACAAACGTCGTACGCGATCTGTTGACCTTTCACCTGCAAACGTGGACACCTTATCGATTGCCTATCCATGTCACGTGACAACCTGCCCAGTCCTCCACTCGCACCCACTCCTGCCAAGCTCTGCGGGGCTGTACTTTCCCGTTGGTCACAGGGTTTGA